A region of the Myxococcus stipitatus DSM 14675 genome:
CCATGAGCGCCGTCCCGCGCACGAGAGAAGGCAGGGCCTCCGGCAGCAACACACGGAAGATGACGCGTGAGTGAGTCGAGCCCATCGCGATGGCCGCCTCCACGAGTCCCGCATCCACCTCCCGCAGCGCCTGCTCCACCACGCGGCCCATGAACGGAATCGCCGCGACCACCAGTGGAACGATGGCCGCCGTGGTGCCGATGGTCGTCCCCACCAGCCACCGCGTCAGCGGAACAATGGCCACCATCAGGATGATGAAGGGCACCGAGCGCCCCACGTTGACCAGCGTGCCCAGCACGCGATTCAGCGCCGGTCGCTCCCACAGGCCGCCCCGGTCCGTCAGCACCAGCAGCACGCCCAGGGGCAACCCCACGAGCACCACGACCAGTGTGGCCACGGACGTCATGTAGAGCGTCTCCAGCGTGGCCGTCCACAACCATCGAGCAAGTTCAGGCGGCACGAGCAGCCTCCTCGGTCGTCAAGCCCTGCTCGCGCAGGAACACCAGCGCCTGGCGCACCGCCTCCGGTGCCCCCGTGAGCTCGAACAGCAGTCGTCCCACGCGCGCCTCACCCACGCGCTCCAGCGAGCCCTCCAGCAGATGTGCATCCACGTCGAAGCGGCGCGCCAGCGTCGAGAGGATGGGGCGCGTGGAGTGCTCACCCGACAAGGTCAGCGCCACGCGATATCCACCGCGGAGGACAGGCCCCTCGCCGGTGGAGAACGGCGGGTAGCACAGCTCATGCAGCCGGGTTCCCGGTCGGGACAGGAGGTCCAGCACCTTGCCCTGTTCCACCAGTCGGCCCTGCTCCAGCACGGCGGCGGAGTCGCAGAGGGCCTTCACCACCTCCATCTGGTGGGTGATGAGCAGGACGGTGAGCCCCAGCTGCCGGTTGAGGTCCTTGAGCAGCGCCAGCACGGAGCGGGTCGTCTCCGGGTCCAGCGACGACGTCGCCTCGTCCGACAGCAGGATGCGAGGCCGAGGCGCCAGCGCGCGAGCGATGCCCACGCGCTGCTTCTGCCCACCCGACAGCCGCGCCGGGTAGACCTCCGCCTTGTCGCTCAAGCCCACCAACGCGAGCAGCTCCGCGACACGCGTGCGAATCTGCTCGCGAGGAAGGCCCGCCACCTCCAGCGGGTAGGCGACGTTCTGCGCCACCGTCTGCGAGGAGAAGAGGTTGAAGTGCTGGAAGATCATCCCGATGCCCTGCCGCGCCTTGCGCAGCGCCTCGGGACTCAAGCCCAGCAGCTCCTGCCCGTTCACTCGCACCCGACCCTCGGTGGGGCGCTCCAGCAGGTTGACGCAGCGGATGAGCGTGGACTTGCCGGCGCCACTCTGGCCCAGCACGCCGAACACCTCGCCCGGCTCCACCCGCAGCGACACGTCCTGGAGCGCCGGCACCTCACGCCCGCCCTGCTTGTAGACCTTGCTGATACCGCGCAGCTCAATCATCCACCGACTCCCTGCGGCGTGTTCGCGAGCTCCTCGGCGAACGCCGCGAAGGAGCTCCAATAACGCTCACCCGTATCCGGCAGCACGGTGAGCACCGTCTTGCCGGGACCCAGGCGACGTGCCACCTGCCGGGCCGCATGCAGCGCCGCGCCGCTGGAGACACCGACGAGCAGCCCCTCCTTGCGCGCCAGGTCCCGGGCCGCCAGGTACGCGTCCACATCCGCCACGTCGATGACCTCGTCGTACACGCCGCGGTCCAGCACCTCCGGGACGAAGTTGGCGCCCAGGCCCTGGATGCGGTGCGGGCCGGCCTTGCCCTGCGTGAGCAGCGGCGAGCGCAGCGGCTCCACCGCGACGACCTGGAGCGACGGGTTCGCCTTCTTGAGCACGCCCCCCGCGCCGGTGATGGTGCCGCCGGTGCCGATACCCGCGACGAACGCATCCAGCTTCGTCACGTCCAGGTCTCCCAGAATCTCCTTCGCCGTCGTGCGGCGGTGGATCTCCGGGTTGGACGGGTTGCGAAACTGCTGCGGCATGTAGCCCTTGTCGCCCAGCGACTTGACCAGCTCCTCGGCGGCCTCGACGGCGCCCGTCATGCCCTTCGAGGCGGGCGTGAGCAGCAGCTCCGCGCCATAGGCCTCGAGGATGCGGCGGCGCTCCACGCTCATGCTCTCCGGCATGGTGAGGACGATGCGGTAGCCCTTCACCGCGGCCACCATGGCCAGCGCGACGCCGGTGTTGCCGCTGGTGGGCTCGACGATGGTCATGCCCGGACGCAGGCGGCCGTGGTTCTCCGCGTCCTCGATCATGGCCAGGCCGATGCGGTCCTTCACGCTGCCGCCCGGGTTGAAGAACTCGACCTTCGCCAGCAGGGTCGCCTCTTCGGCACCGCCGATGCGCGACAGCCGGATGATGGGGGTGCGGCCGATGAGCTGCGTCACGTCGGGATAGATGTTGTTGGGCATTCGCGTTTCTCGGTGGGAAAGGCCGGGACCGCGATGCTGCGCCCCGGCGTGTGGGGAAAAAGGAACGGCCCGTCTCCAGGTGCTGGGGACGGGCCGGACACGCCTGAGCGCGAAAGTGCGTGGCTCAGTACGCTCGTACGGACGGACCCGTCGCAGCACGACAACACGTGCCGCGACAACAGGTCCTGAACGGAGCGACGGAGACGAACATTGGCGTCAAGACGTAACCAATCCGCCCAAGACTTGTCAACCCGACCTCGCCTTCATGCGGCCTCGCGGAAGGAGCGCCCGAGGGCATTCGCCAGGTCCGCCTGGAGGTCCTCCACATCCTCCAACCCCACGGAGAAGCGAATCAGGCTGTCGGTGATTCCCCGGCGCTCGCGCTCGGCGGCGGGCACGGAGGCATGCGAGTGCCTCGCCGGCACCGTGATGATGCTCTCCACCGCGCCCAGCGACACGCCGAGCAAGGGCAGCCGCAGCGACTCCACGAACGTCGCCGCCATGGCGTCATGGGCCAGGCGGAAGGACACCACCGCCCCGGTGCCCGGGTAGAAGACCTCTCGAATCTCCGGCCTGGTCCCAAGCCACCGGACAAGGGCTCCCGCCGTGCGCACCTGCCGCTCCATGCGGACCTGGAGCGTCTTGATGCCCCGCTGGAGCAGGAAGCAGTCCTGTGGCCCCAGCACCGCGCCCACCGCGTTCTGGAGGAAGTAGACCTCCTTGGCGAGCTCCGGCGTGCGCACCACCACCGCCCCGGCGACGACGTCGCTGTGTCCCCCCAGGTACTTGGTGGCGGAGTGGATGACGATGTCGGCGCCTTCGGTGAGCGGACGCGAGAGGTAGGGCGACAGGAACGTGTTGTCGACGATGAGCAGCGCGCCGTACGTCCGCGCGAGGATGGACATCGCGGTGACGTCGGTGCGCCGCAGGAACGGGTTGCTCACCGTCTCCACGAGCAGCCCCTTGGTGTTGGGGCGGAACGCGGCCTTCACCGCGTCCGGGTCGCTGGTGTCGACGAAGGTGGCCTTCAGGCCGAAGCGGCTGAACACCTTCGTGAGCACGCGGTAGGTGCCGCCGTAGCAGTCGTCGGTGACGACCAGGTGGTCGCCCGCGCTGAACAGCATCAGCACGGTGGACAGCGCGGCCATGCCGGAGCCGAACGCGAACGCGCCCGCGCCTTCGTCCAGCTTGGCGAGCACGCCCTCGAGCGACTTGCGCGTGGGGTTCCCCGAGCGCGCGTAGTCGAACTCACCGGGCTGGTCGAGGCCCGGCTGGTCGAACATGGACACCTGGTAGATGGGCACCGCCGCGGCGCCCGTCACCGGGTCGACTTCATGGCCGGTGTGCAGCAGCCGGGTCGCGAAGTTCGACAGGGCGGGAGCGCCCGTCGAGCGCTTGGGCCAGATCGGAGATGATGTCATCGGAGTCCTCGATACCCACGGAGAGGCGAAGCAGTCGGTCAGTGATGCCAAGCTGTTCCCGGCGCGCGACGGGGATGTCCGCGTGGGTCTGCGTGGCGGGGAAGGTGATGAGGGTCTCGACGCCGCCCAGCGACTCGGCGAAGAGACACAGGCGCACGCCGGCGAGCACCTGGGGCACCAGGGCCGCTTCCGTGACGCTGAAGGAGAGCATGCCGCCCGTGCCCGGGTAGTAGACGCGCTCCACCTGGGGGTGGCCGGACAGGAACGCGGCCACCGCGCGCGCGTTGGACTGGTGACGCTCCATGCGCAGCGCCAGCGTCTTGAGGCCGCGAATCACCAGGTACGCGTCCTGGGGACCCAGGATGGCGCCGATGCCGTTCTGCGCGAAGAGCAGCTTGTCGCCCAGCGCCGCGTCCCGTGCGACGAGCGCGCCCGCGACGACGTCGTTGTGTCCGGCCAGGTACTTGGTCGCGCTGTGGACGACCAGGTCCGCGCCGAGCTCCAGCGGGCGCTGGAGGTAGGGCGTGTAGAACGTGTTGTCGACGATGAGCAGCACGCCCGCCTTCTTCGCGATGTCCGCGAGCGCGGGCAGGTCCGCCGTCTTCATCAGCGGGTTGGTGGGTGTCTCCACCAGCAGCGCCTTGGTGTTGGGGCGCAGCGCGGCCTTCACCGCGTCCGGCTTCGTGGTGTCCACGAAGGTGTAGGGGACGTGGAGCAGCCGGTCCACCAGCCGGTAGGTGCCGCCGTAGAGGTCCTCGGTGAGGATGATGTGGTCCTCGGGGCCGAAGAGCTGGAGGGCGCAGTGCAGCGCGGCCATGCCGGACGCGAAGGCCAGGCCCTTGCTGCCGCCCTCCAGTTGCGCGAGCGCGTCCTCGAGCGCCGCGCGGGTGGGGTTCTTCGTGCGCGAGTAGTCGTAGCCGGTGGACTGGCCCAGCGCGGGGTGCTGGTAGGTGGCGGAGTGGTAGACGGGGACGGCGATGGCGCCGGTGCTCGGGTCTCTGCGGGTTCCGGCGTGGACGAGGGCGGTGGCGATTTTCATGGGAGAGGGCTCCGGGTGAGCTGGGGGCTGGGTTCAGCGGCCCCGCAGCGTCTGGGAGATTCGAAGGATGTCGGCCAACACGCCGGACGCGGTGACGGCGCCCCCCGCGCCCGCGCCTCGGACGGTGAGGGGGAACTCGCTGTGCCGCGTGGTGGTGAACGAGACGAAGGACTCGGTGCCGCGCAGGTCCGCGCCGGGCTGGCCCGGCTCCACGGCGGCGATTCCCACGCGGATGACGGGGGAGTCCGTTCCCAGTCGCGTCGGGTCGATGCGCGCCAGGTAGCGCAGCACCGTGCCGGACTGGCGGCAGCGCTCCACCTTCTGCGCGTACTCGGCATCCAGCGAGCGCAGGCTGCGCAGGAACGAGTCGGGGGACTCGTTGGAGTCCTCCAGCGCGGGGACGAAGGGCTCCAGTGCGACGTCGGAGAGCGACAGCGACAGGCCCAGCTCCCGCGCGAGGATGAGCGCCTTGCGCGCGACGTCCGCGCCGGACAGGTCCTCGCGAGGGTCGGGCTCGGTGAAGCCCTTGTCCCGCGCGGATCGCACGGCGGTGGACAGCGGCACGCCCGCCAGGAGCTCGTTGCAGATGAAGCCCACGCTGCCGGAGAGCGACGCGGTGATGAGGCGCACGGTGTCGCCGGTGCGCACCAGGTTGGCGAGCGTGTCGATGACCGGGAGGCTGGAGGCCACCGTCGTCTCGTAGTGGTAGCCCACGTGGTGACGGCGGGCCTCGGCGATGAGCGCCTCGCGCTCGTTCCACGGCAGCGCCAGGGGCTTCTTGTTGGCGGCGACGACGTGGATGCCTCGGCGGAACGCCTCCGTGTACAGCGAGGCCACGCCGCCATCGGCGGTGCAGTCGACGAGGATGGGCACGGGGAGCCGGCGCAGCTCGTCCAGCAGCGGAGGCAGCGCCCGGGTGCCGGGCTCACCGCGGACGACGCGAGCGAGCTGCTCTTCCAGTCCCTCCAGCGCGAGCCCGGAGACATCGAAGAGGGTGTGCCGGCTGTCGGCGATGCCCACCACGCGCAGCGCGATGCCGTGGCGCTCGCGCAGCTGCTCCTGCTGGGCGCGCAGCTGCGTCAGGAGCTGGCCGCCCACGGTGCCCTTGCCCAGGAGGAAGAGGTTCACCTGCTGGTGCGCCAGGTTGAAGGCGGCGTGGGTGGTGCGCACCGCGATGGAGGTGTCCGCCGCGTCCACGACGCAGGAGATGGAGCGGGAGCTGGCGCCCTGGGCGCTGGCTCGCACGTTGACGCCCACCGCGCCCAGCGCGCTGAAGAAGCGGCCGGCCACGTTGACGCCGTGACCCATGGCCTCGGCGACGAGCGTGAGCAGCGTGACGGGCTGGCGGACTCCGAGCGGCTCCACCTCGCGGCGGGAGAGCTCCTGCGCCAGCTCCGTCTCCAGCGCGGTCCGAGCGCGCTGCACATCCGGCAGGGGAACGACGAGGGCGATGGACTGCCCGTTGGCGGACTGGGCCGTCATCCACACGGTGACGCGGGCGGCGCGCAGCGCGGACAGGACTCGCTCGCCCAGCTGGAACTGGTCGGAGAGCTTGCGGACCTCGATGCCGAGCAGGGCCAGGTCCTCGCGCGTGGCGATACAGGTGGGACGGTTGTCGTCGCGCGAGCCGATGGCGTCGATGAGCGTGCCCGGGTGGTCCGGGTGCATGGTGTTGCGGATGCGCAGGGAGATGCCGGACTCGATGAGCGGAATCATCGTGCGCGGGTGCAGCATGCGGACGCCCACGGCGGCCAGCTCCAGGCCCTCGGCGTGGGTGAGGTGGGGGACGGGGTACGCGTCGCTCACCAGGTCCGGGTCGGCGGTGTGCAGGCCGAGCACGTCGGTCCACACGGTGACTTCGGTTGCACCCAGGCCCTGGGCGACGAGCGCGGCGGTGTAGTCGGAGCCGTTGCGGCCCAGCGTGGTGGTGCGGCCGTCCACGGTGGAGGCGATGAAGCCGGGGATGATGGGCACGGAGGTGCCCCAGCCGGCGGCGCTCGCCTGGAGCTGGGTGCGTGTGCGGGCCACGTCCACGCGGGCGGTGCCGAAGGTGTCATCCGTGACGAGCAGCAGGCGCGCGTCGCGGAAGCAGGACTCGGTGCCCGCGGCGTTGAGCAGCTCGGCGAGGAGCGTGGCGGAGACCAGCTCTCCGAAGGCGAGGACCTTGTCCTTGGAGGCGGGGGAACACTCGCGGGTGAGGGAGATGCCCTGGAGAAGTTGCTGAAGCGGGGCGAGGAGTTGGTCCACGCGGACGGCGAGCGTGGTGGCCTGCGCGGGGTGGAGGGCGGCGGCGTTCGTCTTCGCGAGGTGGGCGATGCGTGCGACCACGGTGAGCGAGCCCTCCAGGTCTCCCTTCGTGGCGAGCTCGGCGGCTTCCAGGAGCCAGTCGGTGGTGTCTCCTTGCGCGGAGACCACCACCGCGAGCGGGCCGGTGCGGGCATGTTTGCCAATCAGCTCGATGACCTGGCGCAGGCGTCGGGGCGAGCCGACGGAGGAGCCACCAAACTTCATCACTCGAAAGGAATTGCTGCTCATCTGCGACCTCGAGCCTCGGGGCCGTGGCCCTGAAGGCATGAGAAGGCTCGCGGCCGTGGCGTCGACGCAGACACGTCGAGCGGCACGGCACCCGCGGTGCCATGAAGGAAAGGAATGGAGAGGGAAGGTGAGGAGAAGGCCTAGCCGGCGCGCACCGGCCCGCGCATTCGCGCGAGGGGCGCCGGGAGGGTGCGGCGCATTCGAGCGGGCTCTCGGAGCGCGCGGAACGCGTCACGGACCTTCGCGGTGGGGCGGGAGTCGATGCGGGTGGATGGAACCACGGGGGCCCTCTCTCACCGAAGCGGAGGGGCAGCCTCGCCTCGGACACTTGGTTTGTCCGTGGAGCACCTGCTCCCTGGACCGCATCGTTTGGACACCTTGGAGGTCCGTCTCCAGGTTGTCGGGCCCCCGTCGAAACGAGGGCCGCTCTTGATGCTGAACGGCGAAATAGACGGGTTGCGGGGCGTTGTCAAGACCCCGGCCCTGCTTGCCCATTCATCAGGGCAGGCAGGGGAGCGAGTGTTTCGTTGGAGACGCTATGGATGCGTGCGTGCTCTCAGGGGAGGCATTGGCCAGGGTTGGTCATGTCCGGGATGCACTTCTCGGTGAAGAGGCGCAGGTCGTGGATGACGACCTCGGTGGCTGCCGCGGGGGTGTTCCTCACGTAGACCTCGAAGTCGACCTGCATTTCGTGCTCGATCACCTCCGTGACTTCGAACGCGCCGACAGAGGCCCAGCGGGTGATGGGCAGTTCTCGTCGCACGACTTCCGTCCAGGACGACGAGACGGTAGGGTCCCTCTTGCTGAGAACCAGAATCAGGGACGCGGCATCAGAACAGGCACCTGCGGCAAGGCAGTAGTACTCGTCGTAGGTTGCGAGCACGGTTCCACGCACGAGGCCTCCGTGGGGGCGGTCGACGACGGACGTCAGGCCGGCCACGCGTTGCGGCTGTTCCCCTCCAATGTTCGTGTGCCGGGCCCAGGTGGAGGCCTGGTAGGTGTTGGTTGAACGGTCGCAATACACGGCTTCTGTCTTGACGAGGCCGTCTTCGAAGCCCCAGGACATCGACCCTGTCTTGACTGCCCGAACGCCGCGGAGTGAGTCCGCATGGACGTAGGTTGAGGCATACCTGGGCCGGAGCCAGTAAGTCGAAGGAGCGGGTCCTTCCGGGCATCGCGTCTGTTTGTTGTAGTCCAGCCAGCAATACCAATCTGCTGGATAGGTGTTGGGGTCACAGATGGGCAGCGTCACCTCCGTGCCGTTGATCTCCTGCTCGGTTGAGCCCGTCTCGCTGGAGAGGTCTCCATTCAAATCATGAGGGGCGCCACAGGCGGTGGCCCCCAGAAGAGACACGAGTGCCAGCTTTTGAATGAGGGATTGCATGGTGTTTCCTTGAGGTG
Encoded here:
- a CDS encoding methionine ABC transporter permease, translating into MTSVATLVVVLVGLPLGVLLVLTDRGGLWERPALNRVLGTLVNVGRSVPFIILMVAIVPLTRWLVGTTIGTTAAIVPLVVAAIPFMGRVVEQALREVDAGLVEAAIAMGSTHSRVIFRVLLPEALPSLVRGTALMVISLLGYSAMAGAVGGGGLGDLAVKYGYMRFRTDVMLGCLAVLLALVQLVQWLGDGLASRFDHTSSAPHRAHD
- a CDS encoding methionine ABC transporter ATP-binding protein — translated: MIELRGISKVYKQGGREVPALQDVSLRVEPGEVFGVLGQSGAGKSTLIRCVNLLERPTEGRVRVNGQELLGLSPEALRKARQGIGMIFQHFNLFSSQTVAQNVAYPLEVAGLPREQIRTRVAELLALVGLSDKAEVYPARLSGGQKQRVGIARALAPRPRILLSDEATSSLDPETTRSVLALLKDLNRQLGLTVLLITHQMEVVKALCDSAAVLEQGRLVEQGKVLDLLSRPGTRLHELCYPPFSTGEGPVLRGGYRVALTLSGEHSTRPILSTLARRFDVDAHLLEGSLERVGEARVGRLLFELTGAPEAVRQALVFLREQGLTTEEAARAA
- the cysK gene encoding cysteine synthase A produces the protein MPNNIYPDVTQLIGRTPIIRLSRIGGAEEATLLAKVEFFNPGGSVKDRIGLAMIEDAENHGRLRPGMTIVEPTSGNTGVALAMVAAVKGYRIVLTMPESMSVERRRILEAYGAELLLTPASKGMTGAVEAAEELVKSLGDKGYMPQQFRNPSNPEIHRRTTAKEILGDLDVTKLDAFVAGIGTGGTITGAGGVLKKANPSLQVVAVEPLRSPLLTQGKAGPHRIQGLGANFVPEVLDRGVYDEVIDVADVDAYLAARDLARKEGLLVGVSSGAALHAARQVARRLGPGKTVLTVLPDTGERYWSSFAAFAEELANTPQGVGG
- a CDS encoding trans-sulfuration enzyme family protein encodes the protein MTSSPIWPKRSTGAPALSNFATRLLHTGHEVDPVTGAAAVPIYQVSMFDQPGLDQPGEFDYARSGNPTRKSLEGVLAKLDEGAGAFAFGSGMAALSTVLMLFSAGDHLVVTDDCYGGTYRVLTKVFSRFGLKATFVDTSDPDAVKAAFRPNTKGLLVETVSNPFLRRTDVTAMSILARTYGALLIVDNTFLSPYLSRPLTEGADIVIHSATKYLGGHSDVVAGAVVVRTPELAKEVYFLQNAVGAVLGPQDCFLLQRGIKTLQVRMERQVRTAGALVRWLGTRPEIREVFYPGTGAVVSFRLAHDAMAATFVESLRLPLLGVSLGAVESIITVPARHSHASVPAAERERRGITDSLIRFSVGLEDVEDLQADLANALGRSFREAA
- a CDS encoding aminotransferase class I/II-fold pyridoxal phosphate-dependent enzyme; amino-acid sequence: MKIATALVHAGTRRDPSTGAIAVPVYHSATYQHPALGQSTGYDYSRTKNPTRAALEDALAQLEGGSKGLAFASGMAALHCALQLFGPEDHIILTEDLYGGTYRLVDRLLHVPYTFVDTTKPDAVKAALRPNTKALLVETPTNPLMKTADLPALADIAKKAGVLLIVDNTFYTPYLQRPLELGADLVVHSATKYLAGHNDVVAGALVARDAALGDKLLFAQNGIGAILGPQDAYLVIRGLKTLALRMERHQSNARAVAAFLSGHPQVERVYYPGTGGMLSFSVTEAALVPQVLAGVRLCLFAESLGGVETLITFPATQTHADIPVARREQLGITDRLLRLSVGIEDSDDIISDLAQALDGRSRPVELRDPAAAHRP
- the thrA gene encoding bifunctional aspartate kinase/homoserine dehydrogenase I, whose translation is MSSNSFRVMKFGGSSVGSPRRLRQVIELIGKHARTGPLAVVVSAQGDTTDWLLEAAELATKGDLEGSLTVVARIAHLAKTNAAALHPAQATTLAVRVDQLLAPLQQLLQGISLTRECSPASKDKVLAFGELVSATLLAELLNAAGTESCFRDARLLLVTDDTFGTARVDVARTRTQLQASAAGWGTSVPIIPGFIASTVDGRTTTLGRNGSDYTAALVAQGLGATEVTVWTDVLGLHTADPDLVSDAYPVPHLTHAEGLELAAVGVRMLHPRTMIPLIESGISLRIRNTMHPDHPGTLIDAIGSRDDNRPTCIATREDLALLGIEVRKLSDQFQLGERVLSALRAARVTVWMTAQSANGQSIALVVPLPDVQRARTALETELAQELSRREVEPLGVRQPVTLLTLVAEAMGHGVNVAGRFFSALGAVGVNVRASAQGASSRSISCVVDAADTSIAVRTTHAAFNLAHQQVNLFLLGKGTVGGQLLTQLRAQQEQLRERHGIALRVVGIADSRHTLFDVSGLALEGLEEQLARVVRGEPGTRALPPLLDELRRLPVPILVDCTADGGVASLYTEAFRRGIHVVAANKKPLALPWNEREALIAEARRHHVGYHYETTVASSLPVIDTLANLVRTGDTVRLITASLSGSVGFICNELLAGVPLSTAVRSARDKGFTEPDPREDLSGADVARKALILARELGLSLSLSDVALEPFVPALEDSNESPDSFLRSLRSLDAEYAQKVERCRQSGTVLRYLARIDPTRLGTDSPVIRVGIAAVEPGQPGADLRGTESFVSFTTTRHSEFPLTVRGAGAGGAVTASGVLADILRISQTLRGR